A genome region from Pirellulales bacterium includes the following:
- a CDS encoding cbb3-type cytochrome c oxidase subunit I: MATVTKPGSYGATAPAQVNYLNNSHGFLSWIFTLDHKRIGLMYLGGVMTMFLLGGIFALLVRIELWQPGVGILGVLNTAADTKAAANAYNKLFTLHGAVMVFLVIIPSIPAALGNFVLPIMLGAKDVAFPRLNLLSFHFWIFGAFMFVCVLLWGGLDTGWTFYAPYSQRTTTPVIAATFGAFILGFSSIFTGINFIVTTHTLRAKGMGWFKIPLFVWALYGTAVIQVLATPVLAITLLLLMVEKAMGIGVFDPSRGGDPVLYQHFFWFYSHPAVYIMILPAMGVISELMATFSRKHIFGYRLIAFSSVAIALLGFLVWGHHMYTSGQSELAGTIFSAITFTIAIPSAIKVFNWLFTMYKGSVSFQSPMCFALAFLFLFAIGGLTGLFLATMSTDVPLHDTYFVVAHFHYVMVGSAITAMYGGLFYWWPKIWGKMPNEFWGRVTALLIFTGFNVTFFPQFILGTRGMPRRYFNYLPEYTELHQWSTVGAVILGVGAGVGMVTLIYAIFRGKPAPMNPWGGATLEWQCSSPPPLANFDTPPVVHDPYDMQRVVYDARVDGYVPNPNYKPSDFAH; this comes from the coding sequence ATGGCAACGGTTACCAAGCCCGGCTCGTACGGCGCCACCGCGCCCGCTCAGGTGAACTACCTGAACAACTCCCACGGCTTCTTGTCGTGGATTTTCACGCTGGACCACAAGCGCATCGGCCTGATGTACCTGGGCGGCGTGATGACGATGTTCCTGCTCGGAGGCATCTTCGCGCTGTTGGTGCGGATCGAGTTGTGGCAGCCCGGCGTCGGCATCCTGGGCGTGCTGAACACGGCCGCCGACACGAAGGCTGCCGCCAACGCCTACAACAAGCTGTTCACCCTGCACGGCGCGGTGATGGTCTTCCTGGTGATCATCCCCAGCATCCCGGCGGCATTGGGCAACTTCGTGCTGCCGATCATGCTCGGCGCCAAGGACGTCGCCTTCCCGCGGCTCAATCTGCTCAGCTTCCATTTCTGGATCTTCGGGGCGTTCATGTTCGTCTGCGTCCTGCTCTGGGGCGGGTTGGACACGGGCTGGACGTTTTATGCCCCCTACTCGCAGCGCACGACAACGCCGGTAATCGCGGCCACGTTCGGCGCGTTTATCCTCGGCTTCAGCTCGATCTTCACCGGCATCAACTTCATCGTCACCACCCATACTCTGCGGGCCAAGGGCATGGGCTGGTTCAAGATCCCGCTGTTTGTGTGGGCCCTGTACGGCACGGCGGTGATCCAGGTGCTCGCCACGCCGGTGCTGGCCATCACGCTGCTGCTGTTGATGGTCGAAAAGGCGATGGGCATCGGCGTGTTCGATCCGTCGCGCGGCGGCGACCCGGTGCTGTACCAGCACTTCTTCTGGTTCTATTCGCACCCGGCCGTGTACATCATGATCCTGCCGGCGATGGGCGTGATCAGCGAACTGATGGCCACGTTCAGCCGCAAGCACATTTTCGGTTACCGGCTGATCGCCTTCAGCAGCGTAGCCATCGCCTTGCTGGGCTTCCTGGTGTGGGGCCACCACATGTACACCAGCGGCCAGTCGGAACTCGCCGGCACGATTTTCAGCGCCATCACTTTCACGATCGCCATCCCCTCGGCCATCAAGGTGTTCAACTGGCTGTTCACCATGTACAAGGGCTCGGTCAGCTTCCAATCGCCAATGTGCTTTGCCTTGGCCTTCTTGTTCCTGTTCGCCATCGGCGGGCTCACCGGCCTGTTCCTGGCGACGATGTCGACCGACGTGCCTCTGCACGACACGTACTTCGTCGTGGCCCACTTTCACTACGTGATGGTCGGCAGCGCCATCACGGCCATGTACGGCGGCCTGTTCTACTGGTGGCCGAAGATCTGGGGCAAAATGCCCAACGAATTCTGGGGCCGGGTCACCGCCCTGCTGATCTTCACGGGCTTCAACGTCACGTTCTTCCCGCAGTTCATCCTGGGCACCCGCGGGATGCCGCGGCGGTACTTCAACTACCTGCCTGAGTACACCGAGCTGCACCAATGGTCGACGGTCGGCGCAGTGATTCTCGGCGTCGGCGCGGGCGTCGGCATGGTCACCCTGATCTACGCGATCTTCCGCGGCAAGCCCGCCCCGATGAACCCCTGGGGCGGCGCCACGCTCGAATGGCAGTGCAGTTCGCCGCCGCCGTTGGCCAATTTCGATACGCCGCCGGTGGTGCACGACCCGTACGACATGCAGCGCGTGGTCTACGACGCGAGGGTCGATGGCTATGTGCCTAACCCCAACTATAAGCCGAGCGATTTTGCTCACTAG